The following are from one region of the Bradyrhizobium sediminis genome:
- the eda gene encoding bifunctional 4-hydroxy-2-oxoglutarate aldolase/2-dehydro-3-deoxy-phosphogluconate aldolase: protein MCMSVRREKFAALLKSAVVIPVLTIERLGDAVPLAKALVAGGVRVLEVTLRTPVAIEAAKAIMANVPEAVVGIGTILNADDLSRAESLGASFGISPGVTPDLLKAASVSTLPLAPGIATASELMLALAHGFNLVKFFPAEQSGGIKALRALAGPFPEVRFCPTGGIGEANAAAWLAEPNVVAVGGSWLCPAADVRSGNWAGITAMCNRAMKLLKPA, encoded by the coding sequence ATCTGCATGAGCGTTCGTCGGGAAAAATTCGCCGCTCTGTTGAAGTCGGCCGTGGTGATCCCCGTCCTGACCATCGAGCGGCTCGGGGACGCGGTGCCGCTCGCCAAGGCGCTGGTCGCGGGCGGCGTGCGGGTACTGGAAGTCACCTTGCGCACGCCGGTGGCGATCGAAGCCGCCAAGGCGATCATGGCCAACGTGCCGGAGGCCGTGGTCGGGATCGGCACCATCCTCAACGCCGATGACCTTTCGCGCGCCGAATCGCTCGGCGCCAGCTTCGGCATCAGCCCCGGCGTCACGCCGGATCTCCTGAAGGCTGCTTCGGTGAGCACCTTGCCGCTGGCGCCGGGGATCGCCACCGCCTCCGAACTGATGCTGGCGCTGGCCCATGGCTTCAATCTCGTAAAATTCTTCCCGGCCGAACAGTCGGGCGGCATCAAGGCGCTTCGCGCCCTGGCCGGGCCTTTTCCGGAGGTGAGGTTTTGCCCGACCGGCGGCATCGGCGAGGCCAACGCCGCGGCCTGGCTGGCCGAGCCCAATGTGGTCGCGGTGGGCGGTTCCTGGCTATGTCCGGCTGCAGATGTCAGGTCCGGCAACTGGGCCGGCATAACCGCCATGTGCAATCGGGCGATGAAATTATTGAAACCGGCGTGA
- a CDS encoding sugar kinase, translating into MTGVASIGECMIELKQAQYGLYSRGYGGDTLNTSVYLARLGVDVDYITALGDDSLSDEMIAGWAAEGVGTKRVMRLPGKLPGIYLIETDELGERRFFHWRENAAARRLLDLPETGDILNSLASYDLVYLSAITLSLYSADGRGRLFAALRAARERGTRVAFDTNFRVRGWPDLEIARAVYRDAFAVADIALASTEDLLPLFAGESNEGLMARILSPEVVLKLSKPASIVRFEGASHEVTAEPVAAPVVDTTAAGDSFAAAYLAARLRGADPIEAARAGHLLAGIVVCHPGAIIPGSAMPATMSSTRAHKGSA; encoded by the coding sequence ATGACGGGGGTGGCCAGCATCGGCGAGTGCATGATCGAGCTGAAGCAGGCCCAGTACGGCCTGTATTCGCGCGGCTATGGCGGCGATACCCTGAACACCTCAGTCTATCTCGCCCGCCTCGGCGTCGACGTCGATTACATCACCGCGCTCGGTGACGATTCCCTCAGCGACGAGATGATCGCGGGCTGGGCCGCGGAGGGCGTTGGAACGAAGCGGGTGATGCGGTTGCCCGGCAAGCTGCCGGGAATTTATCTGATCGAAACCGACGAATTGGGCGAACGCCGGTTCTTCCACTGGCGCGAAAACGCGGCGGCGCGCCGCCTGCTGGACTTGCCCGAGACCGGCGACATCCTGAATTCGCTCGCAAGCTATGATCTCGTCTATCTCTCGGCGATCACGCTGTCACTTTACAGCGCGGACGGGCGAGGGCGGTTGTTCGCGGCGCTTCGAGCCGCACGCGAGCGCGGCACGCGCGTGGCGTTCGATACCAATTTTCGCGTGCGCGGCTGGCCGGATCTGGAGATCGCGCGCGCCGTCTATCGCGACGCCTTTGCGGTTGCCGATATTGCGCTGGCCTCGACCGAGGATTTGCTGCCGCTATTTGCAGGCGAAAGCAATGAGGGCCTGATGGCGCGCATCTTAAGTCCCGAGGTGGTATTGAAGTTGTCCAAACCCGCAAGCATCGTGCGTTTCGAGGGCGCGTCGCATGAGGTGACGGCCGAACCCGTCGCCGCGCCGGTCGTCGACACCACGGCGGCGGGAGACAGTTTTGCGGCGGCTTATCTCGCGGCGCGGCTGCGAGGAGCTGATCCGATCGAAGCCGCACGCGCCGGGCACCTTCTGGCCGGTATCGTCGTCTGTCATCCCGGCGCGATCATTCCAGGTTCGGCGATGCCGGCGACGATGAGTTCGACACGAGCACACAAGGGATCTGCATGA
- the denD gene encoding D-erythronate dehydrogenase, whose protein sequence is MHILVLGAAGMVGRKLTERLLRDGRLGNREISRMTLHDVVAPTKPADAAIPITVVTSDFADPGTAAPLVAHRPDVIFHLAAIVSGEAELDFDKGYRINLDGTRMLFDAIRLVGGGYKPRVVFTSSIAVFGAPFPDAIGDEFFHTPLLSYGTQKAIDELLLADYSRRGFMDGIGIRLPTICIRPGLPNKAASGFFSNILREPLAGKEAVLPVSEEVRHWHASPRSAVGFLIHAATMDSAAAGARRNLTMPGLTATVGEQIAALKRVAGDKVAARIKREPDPFIMGIVDGWPRNFEAKRARELGFTTAEKTFDDIIKIHIEDELGGKFVA, encoded by the coding sequence TTGCACATTCTGGTTCTGGGCGCCGCCGGCATGGTCGGCCGCAAGCTGACCGAGCGGCTGTTGCGCGACGGCCGGCTCGGCAACCGCGAAATCTCGCGGATGACGCTGCACGATGTCGTGGCTCCGACCAAGCCCGCTGACGCGGCAATCCCCATCACCGTCGTCACCAGCGACTTCGCCGATCCCGGCACCGCCGCGCCGCTGGTGGCGCATCGCCCCGACGTGATCTTCCATCTCGCGGCGATCGTCTCCGGCGAGGCCGAGCTCGATTTCGACAAGGGCTATCGCATCAACCTCGACGGCACCCGGATGCTGTTCGACGCCATCAGGCTGGTCGGCGGCGGCTACAAGCCGCGCGTCGTCTTCACCTCGTCGATCGCGGTGTTCGGCGCGCCGTTCCCCGATGCGATCGGCGACGAGTTCTTCCATACGCCGCTGTTGAGCTACGGCACCCAGAAGGCGATCGACGAGCTCTTGCTGGCGGATTATTCGCGCCGCGGCTTCATGGACGGCATCGGCATCCGGCTGCCGACCATCTGCATCCGTCCCGGCCTGCCCAACAAGGCGGCTTCCGGTTTCTTCTCCAACATCCTGCGCGAACCGCTGGCCGGCAAGGAAGCGGTGTTGCCGGTGTCGGAGGAGGTCCGTCACTGGCACGCTTCGCCGCGCTCGGCCGTGGGCTTTTTGATTCACGCGGCGACCATGGATAGCGCGGCGGCCGGTGCGCGCCGCAACCTCACCATGCCCGGCCTTACGGCCACCGTCGGCGAACAGATCGCGGCGCTGAAGCGGGTGGCGGGCGACAAGGTCGCTGCCCGGATCAAGCGCGAACCCGACCCGTTCATCATGGGTATCGTCGACGGCTGGCCGCGCAATTTCGAGGCCAAGCGCGCCCGCGAGCTCGGCTTCACGACCGCCGAAAAGACCTTCGACGACATCATCAAAATTCACATCGAGGACGAACTCGGCGGCAAGTTCGTGGCCTGA
- a CDS encoding carbohydrate ABC transporter permease — MTEIPTLPVDVKAVLTATSPTVARDDHSEGMSYLESLPRRMVTLYLPLSLIVIVLLFPFYWMALTAIKPDDQLLDLNTFNPFWTWNPTFKHIYKLLFESYYPLWLWNTMYVAICSTILSILASVLAAYAIVRLRYRGAQWVGGLIFLSYLVPPSILFIPLATVVYQYGLFDTPFALILTYPTILIPFSTWLLMGYFKTIPFELEECALIDGASRWQILTKIVLPLAIPGLISAFIFCFTLCWNEFIYALTFLTSVQNKTVPVAIVNEFVDGDVYRWGSLMAGALVGSLPLVILYAFFVEHYVSAMTGAVKE; from the coding sequence ATGACTGAGATTCCCACCCTGCCGGTCGACGTCAAGGCTGTACTCACCGCTACCTCGCCGACGGTCGCGAGAGACGATCACAGCGAGGGCATGAGCTATCTGGAGTCGCTGCCGCGCCGGATGGTTACGCTTTATCTGCCGTTGTCGCTCATCGTGATCGTCCTGCTGTTCCCGTTTTACTGGATGGCGCTTACTGCCATCAAACCCGACGACCAGTTGCTCGATCTAAACACCTTCAATCCGTTCTGGACCTGGAATCCGACGTTCAAGCACATCTACAAGCTGCTGTTCGAGAGCTACTACCCGCTGTGGCTATGGAACACGATGTATGTGGCGATCTGCTCGACGATCCTGTCGATCCTGGCCTCCGTGCTCGCGGCCTATGCCATCGTGCGGTTGCGCTATCGCGGCGCGCAATGGGTCGGCGGGCTGATCTTCCTGTCCTATCTGGTGCCGCCGTCGATCCTGTTCATTCCGCTCGCGACCGTTGTGTATCAGTACGGCCTGTTCGACACGCCGTTCGCGCTGATCCTGACCTATCCCACCATCCTGATTCCGTTCTCGACCTGGCTATTGATGGGCTATTTCAAGACCATCCCGTTCGAGCTGGAGGAATGCGCGCTGATCGATGGCGCCAGCCGCTGGCAGATACTGACCAAGATCGTGCTGCCGCTGGCGATTCCGGGGCTGATTTCGGCGTTCATCTTCTGCTTCACGCTGTGCTGGAACGAGTTCATTTACGCGCTGACTTTCCTCACCTCGGTTCAGAACAAGACGGTGCCGGTCGCCATCGTCAACGAGTTCGTCGATGGCGACGTCTATCGCTGGGGATCGCTGATGGCGGGCGCGCTGGTGGGGTCGCTGCCGCTGGTCATCCTCTACGCGTTCTTCGTCGAGCACTACGTGTCGGCGATGACCGGAGCCGTCAAAGAGTGA
- a CDS encoding carbohydrate ABC transporter permease, giving the protein MADIALEPRTGRRPIREATTWDQIRANRNWLGFWFMLPAMAFLILFLAYPLGLGVWISFTDARIGRPGVFIGMENYEWLWGDSIFWLSVFNTLLYTTVASAIKFAIGLYLALLLNENMPFKAMLRALVLIPFIVPTVLSALAFWWIFDSQFSIISWSLKQMGLITDNINFLGDVAWARACVIFANIWRGVPFVAITLLAGLQTVSPSLYEAATLDGATSWQRFRFITYPLLTPIIAVVMTFSVLFTFTDFQLIWAMTRGGPVNATHLMATLSYQRAIIGGVLGEGAAISNAMIPFLLAAIMISWFGLQRRKWQQGESND; this is encoded by the coding sequence ATGGCTGACATCGCACTCGAACCCAGGACCGGCAGGCGGCCGATTCGTGAGGCCACCACGTGGGACCAGATCAGGGCCAATCGCAACTGGCTCGGCTTCTGGTTCATGCTGCCGGCGATGGCATTCCTGATCCTGTTCCTGGCTTATCCGCTGGGTTTGGGGGTCTGGATTTCGTTTACGGATGCGCGCATCGGGCGGCCCGGCGTGTTCATCGGCATGGAAAACTACGAATGGCTGTGGGGCGATTCGATCTTCTGGTTGTCGGTGTTCAACACGCTGCTCTACACGACGGTCGCCAGCGCCATAAAATTTGCGATCGGTCTCTATCTGGCGCTGCTGTTGAATGAGAACATGCCGTTCAAGGCGATGCTCCGCGCTTTGGTGCTGATCCCCTTCATCGTACCCACCGTGTTGTCGGCGCTGGCTTTCTGGTGGATCTTCGATTCGCAATTCTCGATCATTTCCTGGTCGCTGAAGCAGATGGGATTGATCACCGACAACATCAATTTCCTCGGCGATGTTGCCTGGGCGCGGGCATGCGTGATTTTCGCCAACATCTGGCGCGGCGTCCCCTTCGTTGCGATCACGCTGCTGGCGGGCCTGCAGACGGTGTCGCCATCGCTCTACGAAGCCGCGACGCTCGATGGTGCGACCAGCTGGCAGCGATTCCGGTTCATCACCTATCCGCTGCTGACGCCGATCATCGCGGTCGTCATGACGTTCTCGGTTCTGTTTACCTTCACCGACTTCCAGCTGATCTGGGCGATGACGCGCGGTGGGCCGGTCAACGCGACCCATCTGATGGCGACGCTGTCCTATCAGCGTGCGATCATCGGCGGCGTGCTCGGCGAGGGCGCTGCGATATCGAATGCGATGATTCCGTTCCTGCTCGCGGCGATCATGATCTCATGGTTCGGACTGCAGCGGCGTAAGTGGCAGCAGGGAGAGAGCAATGACTGA
- a CDS encoding ABC transporter substrate-binding protein, which translates to MQEFTRRTLLQGGTALAAAGALTGPALLDFAKAWAQASPWKPEKGAKLTVMRWKRFVPAEDDAFNAMVAAFKAATGTEMNVFSESFEDVQPKASVAANTGQGLDLAWGLHTLPQLFPTKVLKMNDVADYLGKKYGGWTDAAAVTCKQGNDWLGIPVATIGGYMTYRKSAMEKAGFKEFPKDFPGFLELCKALKKNNTPAGMALGHASGDANGWLHWMLWGHGAYTVDKNDKVIINSPETVKALEYTKALSDTFIPGTASWNDGSNNKAFLSGELYCTANGISIYVAAKDDPTKKELTEDTYHALYPVGPIGKPTELQLTVPILAFNFTKYPNAAKAFVAFMLEKESYDKWLSGARGYLTHTLNAYDNSPVWTADPKNQVFSQASKRSLPASGIGTPGEKAATAIADFLVVDMFANYCTGRETAKGAIAIAERQLKRIYR; encoded by the coding sequence ATGCAAGAATTTACCCGCCGCACTTTACTTCAGGGCGGCACCGCGCTTGCCGCGGCCGGCGCACTGACCGGGCCGGCTCTTCTTGATTTTGCCAAGGCCTGGGCGCAGGCGTCGCCATGGAAGCCGGAGAAGGGCGCCAAGCTCACCGTGATGCGCTGGAAGCGCTTCGTGCCGGCCGAGGACGACGCCTTCAACGCCATGGTCGCAGCCTTCAAGGCCGCCACCGGCACCGAGATGAACGTCTTCAGCGAGTCCTTCGAGGACGTGCAGCCGAAGGCTTCCGTTGCCGCCAACACCGGGCAGGGTCTGGATCTCGCCTGGGGCCTGCACACGCTGCCGCAGTTATTTCCGACCAAAGTGCTGAAGATGAACGACGTCGCCGACTATCTCGGCAAGAAGTATGGCGGATGGACCGATGCGGCCGCCGTTACCTGCAAGCAGGGCAACGACTGGCTCGGCATTCCCGTCGCCACCATCGGCGGCTACATGACCTACCGCAAATCGGCCATGGAAAAGGCCGGCTTCAAGGAATTCCCGAAGGACTTCCCGGGCTTCCTCGAATTGTGCAAGGCGCTCAAGAAGAACAACACGCCGGCCGGCATGGCGCTCGGTCACGCCTCGGGCGATGCCAACGGCTGGCTGCACTGGATGCTGTGGGGCCACGGCGCCTACACGGTCGACAAGAACGACAAGGTCATCATCAATTCGCCGGAGACCGTGAAGGCGCTGGAATACACCAAGGCGCTGTCCGACACTTTCATTCCCGGCACCGCGTCGTGGAACGACGGTTCCAACAACAAGGCATTCCTGTCGGGTGAGCTCTATTGCACCGCCAACGGCATCTCGATCTACGTTGCGGCGAAGGACGATCCGACCAAGAAGGAACTTACTGAGGATACCTATCACGCGCTGTATCCGGTCGGGCCGATCGGCAAGCCGACCGAACTGCAACTCACGGTTCCGATCCTGGCGTTCAACTTCACCAAGTATCCGAACGCGGCGAAAGCCTTCGTCGCCTTCATGCTGGAGAAGGAAAGCTACGACAAGTGGCTGTCCGGCGCGCGCGGCTATCTGACCCACACGCTCAACGCCTACGACAACTCGCCGGTCTGGACCGCCGACCCGAAGAACCAGGTATTCAGCCAGGCCAGCAAGCGCTCGCTTCCCGCTTCCGGCATCGGTACGCCCGGCGAGAAGGCGGCAACCGCGATCGCCGACTTCCTGGTGGTCGACATGTTCGCCAACTACTGCACCGGCCGCGAGACCGCCAAGGGCGCGATCGCAATTGCCGAACGGCAGTTGAAGCGCATTTATCGTTGA
- a CDS encoding ABC transporter ATP-binding protein translates to MSSVQIRDVRKSFGGFEVLHGVTIPIEDGAFVVLVGPSGCGKSTLLRMLAGLENITSGTISIGDKVVNNVQPKERDIAMVFQNYALYPHMTVADNMGFSLKLRGANANEISTGVKRAAEILDLTPLLDRFPRQLSGGQRQRVAMGRAIVRDPQVFLFDEPLSNLDAKLRVAMRTEIKELHQRLKTTTVYVTHDQIEAMTMADKIVVMHDGIVEQMGTPLELYDKPDNQFVAGFIGSPAMNFLKGKVKSNGTAGFEGPNGVKLPLASAPANSEGRPAVYGIRPEHFTIADDGAEAEIVVVEPTGSETQVFAKLGGEQVVAVFRERHQFNPGDKIRLKPDPTLVHLFDETTGKRLNA, encoded by the coding sequence ATGTCGTCGGTGCAGATTCGCGACGTGCGGAAGTCATTTGGCGGCTTTGAGGTCCTGCACGGTGTGACGATCCCGATCGAGGACGGCGCCTTCGTGGTTCTGGTCGGCCCCTCCGGTTGCGGCAAGTCGACCTTGCTGCGGATGCTCGCGGGCCTCGAAAACATCACCTCCGGTACGATTTCGATCGGCGACAAGGTCGTCAACAATGTCCAACCCAAGGAGCGGGACATTGCGATGGTGTTCCAGAACTATGCGCTCTATCCGCATATGACGGTCGCCGACAATATGGGCTTCTCGCTGAAGCTGCGCGGTGCGAATGCGAACGAAATTTCCACCGGCGTCAAGCGCGCCGCGGAAATCCTTGACCTGACGCCGCTGCTCGATCGCTTTCCGCGGCAATTGTCCGGCGGGCAGCGCCAGCGCGTGGCGATGGGCCGCGCCATCGTGCGCGACCCCCAGGTCTTCTTGTTCGACGAGCCCTTGTCCAACCTCGACGCCAAGCTGCGCGTCGCGATGCGCACCGAAATCAAGGAACTGCATCAGCGGCTGAAGACCACGACGGTCTACGTCACCCACGACCAGATCGAGGCCATGACCATGGCCGACAAGATCGTGGTGATGCACGACGGCATCGTGGAGCAGATGGGCACACCGCTTGAGCTCTATGACAAGCCGGACAACCAGTTCGTCGCGGGCTTCATCGGCTCGCCGGCGATGAATTTCCTCAAAGGCAAAGTGAAGTCGAACGGCACCGCCGGGTTCGAGGGGCCAAACGGGGTCAAGCTTCCGCTCGCCTCGGCGCCCGCCAATTCCGAAGGCCGGCCCGCGGTATACGGCATCCGGCCTGAGCACTTCACCATCGCGGACGATGGTGCGGAGGCCGAGATCGTGGTGGTCGAGCCGACCGGCTCGGAAACCCAGGTCTTCGCCAAACTCGGCGGCGAACAGGTCGTCGCCGTGTTCCGCGAGCGGCATCAATTCAATCCGGGCGACAAGATCCGGTTGAAGCCGGATCCAACGCTCGTGCATCTGTTCGACGAGACTACCGGGAAGCGACTGAACGCCTAA
- a CDS encoding LacI family DNA-binding transcriptional regulator — MERKRAKSGEIRLTEVAKLAGVSPITASRFFRNPEALSVSKRERVASAAKELGYVPNLAARALASQRTEVIGVLIPSLTNNVFSDVLRGIYDASEGSRYSIQLANTRYSILQEEKLLRLFQAQKPAGLIVTGIDQTPESRSVMEAMNCPIAQIMEIGPDPVDMMVGFSHYDAAFAAVAHLISQGFRRIGFLGAQMDPRMQRRLQGYRDAMKAASLFDPRNIVTTPVPTTVTLGGTLIADLLLRTPDIEGIVCVNDDIALGALFECQRRHISVPEDMAIVGFNDLEFMASAVPSLTSVRTNRYEMGRRAVTMVTAAIDGNRPPEPVVDLGFELMVRESSSARGV; from the coding sequence ATGGAACGCAAACGGGCGAAGTCTGGCGAAATCCGGCTCACAGAAGTTGCCAAGCTTGCGGGGGTGAGCCCGATCACAGCATCGCGGTTTTTCAGGAACCCGGAAGCGCTGTCGGTCAGCAAGCGGGAACGGGTGGCGAGCGCGGCGAAGGAACTGGGATACGTGCCGAACCTCGCGGCGCGTGCGCTTGCTTCGCAGCGCACCGAAGTCATCGGTGTCCTGATCCCGTCCCTCACCAACAACGTGTTCTCCGACGTGCTGCGCGGCATCTACGACGCCTCGGAGGGCAGCCGCTACAGCATCCAGCTTGCCAATACCCGCTACAGTATCCTGCAGGAGGAAAAGCTGCTGCGGCTGTTCCAGGCGCAGAAGCCGGCCGGATTGATCGTGACCGGCATTGACCAGACCCCGGAGTCCCGCTCGGTCATGGAAGCCATGAACTGCCCGATCGCGCAGATCATGGAAATCGGACCGGACCCGGTCGACATGATGGTTGGATTTTCGCACTATGATGCAGCCTTTGCAGCGGTTGCCCACCTTATTTCGCAAGGCTTTCGGCGCATCGGGTTTCTCGGCGCGCAAATGGATCCGCGTATGCAACGCCGGCTGCAAGGCTATCGCGATGCCATGAAGGCGGCCTCGCTGTTCGACCCGCGCAACATCGTTACCACTCCCGTACCAACCACCGTCACGCTGGGCGGCACGCTGATCGCCGACCTGCTCTTGAGGACGCCCGACATCGAAGGGATTGTCTGCGTCAATGACGACATCGCGCTCGGCGCGCTGTTCGAATGCCAGCGCCGGCATATATCCGTCCCCGAAGACATGGCGATCGTCGGCTTCAACGACCTGGAGTTCATGGCCTCGGCCGTCCCCTCGCTCACCAGCGTCAGAACCAATCGCTACGAGATGGGCCGGCGCGCCGTCACCATGGTGACGGCCGCGATCGACGGTAATCGCCCACCGGAGCCGGTCGTCGACCTCGGCTTCGAACTCATGGTCCGCGAAAGCTCGTCGGCACGGGGCGTTTGA
- a CDS encoding IlvD/Edd family dehydratase → MNKPLTGVARRKLRSSEWFNNPHNPGMTALYLERYLNYGLTRHELQSGKPIIGIAQTGNDLSPCNRHHLELAHRVREGIRAAGGIAMEFPMHPIQETGKRPTAALDRNLAYLGLVEVLFGYPLDGVVLTTGCDKTTPACLMAAATVNIPAIVLSGGPMLNGWHKGQRTGSGTVVWKAREELAAGDIDYEEFMNIVASSAPSVGHCNTMGTASTMNSLAEALGMSLPGCAAIPAPYRERGQIAYETGMRIVGMVWEDLKPSDILTRKAFENCIVVNSAIGGSTNAPIHINALARHIGVELSIDDWQKHGHDVPLLVNMQPAGFYLGEEYHRAGGVPSVVRELMAHKRIHEDAMTVNGHTMGDNCREAPKPDGDVIWAYDKPLVKDAGFLVLRGNLFDSAIMKTSVISKEFRDRYLVNPKDPNAFEGRAIVFEGPEDYHHRIDDASLNIDEHCILFVRGTGPIGYPGGAEVVNMQPPAALIKRGILSLPCIGDGRQSGTSGSPSILNATPEAAANGGLAILRTGDKVRIDLNKGSANILISDEEVKQRHAKLKADGGFKYPANQTPWQEIYRSTVGQQSTGACMELATRYHDIAGKVGVARDNH, encoded by the coding sequence ATGAACAAGCCGCTCACCGGCGTCGCCAGGCGCAAGCTCCGCTCCAGCGAGTGGTTCAACAACCCGCACAATCCCGGCATGACCGCGCTCTACCTCGAGCGCTATCTCAATTACGGCCTGACCCGGCACGAGCTGCAATCCGGCAAGCCGATCATCGGCATCGCGCAGACCGGCAACGACCTTTCGCCGTGCAACCGCCATCACCTCGAACTGGCGCATCGGGTCCGCGAAGGCATCCGCGCCGCCGGCGGCATCGCCATGGAATTCCCGATGCATCCGATCCAGGAGACCGGCAAGCGCCCGACCGCGGCGCTCGACCGCAACCTCGCTTATCTCGGCCTGGTGGAAGTGCTGTTCGGCTATCCCCTCGACGGCGTGGTGCTGACCACCGGCTGCGACAAGACCACCCCCGCCTGCCTGATGGCGGCGGCAACTGTGAATATCCCGGCGATCGTGCTGTCGGGCGGGCCGATGCTCAACGGCTGGCATAAAGGCCAGCGCACCGGTTCCGGCACCGTGGTCTGGAAAGCGCGCGAGGAGCTTGCCGCGGGGGATATCGACTACGAGGAATTCATGAACATCGTGGCCTCCTCGGCGCCGTCGGTCGGCCACTGCAACACCATGGGCACCGCCTCCACCATGAATTCGCTGGCGGAAGCGCTCGGCATGTCGCTGCCGGGCTGCGCCGCGATCCCCGCCCCCTACCGCGAGCGCGGCCAGATCGCCTACGAGACCGGCATGCGCATCGTCGGGATGGTATGGGAGGATCTGAAGCCGTCCGACATCCTGACCCGCAAGGCGTTCGAGAACTGCATCGTCGTCAATTCGGCGATCGGCGGCTCGACCAACGCGCCGATCCACATCAACGCGCTGGCCCGCCATATCGGCGTCGAGCTTTCGATCGACGACTGGCAGAAACACGGCCACGACGTTCCGCTGCTCGTAAACATGCAGCCGGCCGGCTTCTATCTCGGCGAGGAATATCACCGCGCCGGCGGCGTGCCCTCGGTGGTGCGCGAATTGATGGCGCACAAGCGCATCCATGAAGACGCCATGACCGTCAACGGCCACACCATGGGCGACAATTGCCGCGAGGCGCCGAAGCCCGATGGCGACGTGATCTGGGCTTACGACAAGCCGCTGGTGAAGGACGCCGGCTTCCTGGTGCTGCGCGGCAATCTGTTCGATTCCGCGATCATGAAGACCAGCGTGATATCCAAGGAATTTCGCGACCGCTATCTGGTCAACCCGAAGGACCCGAATGCCTTCGAGGGCCGCGCCATCGTGTTCGAGGGCCCGGAGGACTATCACCACCGCATCGACGACGCTTCGCTCAATATCGACGAGCACTGCATCCTGTTCGTGCGCGGCACCGGTCCGATCGGCTATCCCGGCGGCGCCGAGGTCGTGAACATGCAGCCGCCCGCGGCGCTGATCAAGCGCGGCATCCTGTCCCTGCCCTGCATCGGCGACGGCCGCCAGTCCGGCACCTCCGGCTCGCCCTCGATCCTCAACGCCACGCCCGAAGCCGCCGCCAATGGCGGGCTCGCGATCCTCAGGACCGGCGACAAGGTCCGCATCGATCTGAACAAGGGCAGCGCCAACATCCTGATTTCGGATGAAGAGGTGAAGCAGCGGCATGCCAAGCTCAAGGCCGACGGCGGGTTCAAATATCCGGCCAACCAGACGCCGTGGCAGGAAATCTACCGCTCGACCGTCGGCCAGCAGTCGACCGGCGCCTGCATGGAGCTGGCGACGCGCTACCACGACATCGCCGGCAAGGTCGGAGTGGCGCGGGATAATCATTAG
- a CDS encoding SDR family oxidoreductase: protein MSDRLKGKRAFVTAAAAGIGRASAIAFAREGATVFATDIDERGLAALKADGIAEVARLDARDTAAVTAMAKRAGQVDILLNAAGFVHHGTVLDCSDEDWDFSFDLNVKSMHRTIRALLPGMLERGRGSIVNISSAAGVFKAAPNRYVYGATKAAVAALTRAVAVDFITKGIRCNCICPGTIETPSMLNRAAAAGPQGREMFISRQPMGRLGTAEEIASLAVYLASDESAFTTGVAHIIDGGWTL from the coding sequence ATGTCAGACCGCCTCAAGGGCAAGCGTGCCTTCGTGACCGCCGCCGCGGCCGGCATCGGCCGCGCCAGCGCAATCGCCTTCGCGCGCGAAGGCGCCACGGTGTTCGCTACCGACATCGACGAAAGGGGCCTCGCCGCGCTCAAGGCTGACGGCATTGCGGAGGTCGCAAGACTCGACGCGCGCGACACCGCCGCCGTTACCGCGATGGCAAAACGCGCAGGCCAGGTCGACATCCTGCTCAACGCCGCCGGCTTCGTCCATCACGGCACCGTGCTCGACTGCTCCGACGAGGACTGGGATTTTTCCTTCGACCTCAACGTCAAGTCGATGCACCGCACCATCCGGGCGTTGCTGCCGGGCATGCTGGAACGCGGCCGCGGCTCGATCGTCAACATCTCCTCGGCCGCCGGCGTGTTCAAGGCCGCGCCCAACCGCTACGTCTATGGCGCAACCAAGGCTGCGGTTGCGGCCTTGACCCGTGCGGTCGCGGTCGACTTCATCACCAAGGGCATCCGCTGCAATTGCATTTGCCCCGGCACCATCGAGACACCGTCGATGTTGAACCGCGCCGCCGCCGCAGGTCCGCAAGGCCGCGAAATGTTCATCAGCCGGCAGCCGATGGGCCGGCTCGGCACCGCGGAGGAAATCGCATCGCTCGCCGTCTATCTCGCCAGCGACGAAAGCGCGTTCACCACCGGCGTCGCCCACATCATCGACGGCGGCTGGACGCTATAG